Proteins found in one Amycolatopsis umgeniensis genomic segment:
- a CDS encoding GOLPH3/VPS74 family protein — protein sequence MRRLTLVDSLFFLAHDEFTGKPALRRTGLGIGMAGSALCDLLLAERITVERKRIRPLSRRGLAHPALDRVFSEILGEREWHTVREWVDHLRQDLGETVANNLLHAGVINRETDRVLMRKNHRYPPRDLLMSTAARSKARAAVLGTDRPDPHSVCLALLAWTVGLDDLCEPELDRAGLRAWAEATHRELPKALAELISGVDAVGAAVVYTGDRR from the coding sequence ATGCGTCGGCTGACCTTGGTCGATTCCCTGTTCTTCCTCGCCCACGACGAGTTCACCGGAAAACCCGCGCTGCGCCGCACGGGACTCGGCATCGGAATGGCCGGTTCCGCGCTCTGCGATCTCCTCCTCGCCGAGCGGATCACCGTGGAACGCAAGCGAATCCGGCCGTTGTCACGGCGTGGCCTCGCCCATCCCGCGCTGGATCGGGTGTTCTCGGAAATCCTCGGCGAGCGCGAGTGGCACACCGTCCGGGAATGGGTCGACCACCTCCGCCAGGATCTCGGGGAAACGGTCGCGAACAATCTGCTCCACGCGGGAGTGATCAACCGCGAGACCGACCGCGTGCTCATGCGGAAAAATCACCGGTACCCGCCGCGGGATCTGCTGATGTCGACGGCCGCGCGCAGCAAGGCGAGGGCCGCCGTACTCGGCACCGACCGGCCGGATCCGCATTCGGTCTGCCTGGCGCTGCTGGCCTGGACCGTCGGCCTCGACGATCTCTGCGAACCGGAACTCGACCGCGCGGGCCTGCGGGCCTGGGCCGAAGCCACCCACCGGGAACTCCCCAAGGCGCTCGCCGAGCTGATCTCGGGCGTGGACGCGGTGGGGGCCGCGGTCGTCTACACCGGCGACAGGCGGTGA
- a CDS encoding APC family permease: MGTHRPRRGLGQRRLGAAQIVFFVVAAAGPLFAIAGGVPTNYAVTGNVGVPLSFLLLAPILGLFAVGYAAMSRYITNAGAFYPYVANGVGKSTGAGIAFVTLITYNAIQISIYGLFGWSVSTWLGTLTGSPPPWWLCALVMVVIVGALGVLRIDLNAKVLGVALCLEVAVVAIVDIALFANPAGGSVSWVPLEPSSLFTTGVGAVFAFSAAAFIGFEGAATYGEETREPSRTVGRATFAAIGLTAVLYVVSSLALAVGAGPDVIVTTAAAQGPDLLFNLAGQHLGGTFSDIAYTLFVTGQCAALLSFHNAVARYFFALGREGLLPRSLAKTSKRTGSPVAGSLTQTALALVVVALFAIADRDPVTELFTWLGTTASTGVVVIMIAVSLSVIGFFKRRRHAENAWRRWIAPGLAILALSAVLALILVNFDLLLGPAGNFALRWGLPGLVVLAALVGFLRAEVLRTRDPETYAAIGGPLEDEDAPATPRSGR; this comes from the coding sequence ATGGGTACGCACAGACCGCGGCGCGGTCTCGGCCAACGGCGGCTCGGAGCCGCTCAGATCGTCTTCTTCGTGGTGGCGGCGGCGGGTCCGCTCTTCGCCATCGCGGGCGGGGTCCCGACGAACTACGCGGTCACCGGCAATGTCGGTGTGCCCTTGTCGTTCCTCCTGCTCGCTCCGATCCTGGGGCTGTTCGCGGTCGGGTACGCGGCGATGAGCCGCTACATCACCAACGCCGGCGCCTTCTATCCCTACGTCGCCAACGGCGTCGGCAAATCCACCGGCGCCGGGATCGCGTTCGTCACGCTGATCACCTACAACGCCATCCAGATCAGCATCTACGGCCTGTTCGGCTGGTCGGTGTCGACCTGGCTCGGCACGCTCACCGGATCCCCGCCGCCGTGGTGGCTGTGCGCGCTGGTGATGGTGGTGATCGTCGGCGCGCTCGGGGTCCTGCGGATCGACCTCAACGCCAAGGTGCTCGGGGTGGCGCTGTGCCTCGAGGTCGCCGTCGTCGCGATCGTCGACATCGCGTTGTTCGCGAATCCCGCGGGCGGCAGCGTTTCCTGGGTGCCGCTGGAGCCGTCGAGCCTGTTCACCACCGGGGTGGGCGCGGTGTTCGCATTCTCCGCCGCGGCGTTCATCGGTTTCGAGGGCGCGGCGACCTACGGCGAGGAGACGCGCGAGCCCAGCCGCACGGTCGGCCGGGCGACGTTCGCCGCGATCGGCCTCACCGCGGTGCTCTACGTCGTTTCGTCGCTCGCGCTGGCCGTGGGCGCCGGACCCGACGTCATCGTCACCACCGCGGCCGCGCAGGGGCCGGATCTGCTGTTCAACCTGGCGGGTCAACATCTCGGCGGAACGTTCTCCGACATCGCCTACACGCTTTTCGTGACCGGGCAATGCGCGGCGCTGCTGAGCTTCCACAACGCCGTCGCGCGCTACTTCTTCGCGCTGGGCCGGGAAGGGCTGCTGCCGCGTTCGCTGGCCAAGACGAGCAAACGCACCGGCTCCCCGGTGGCCGGATCGCTCACGCAGACCGCGCTCGCCCTGGTGGTCGTGGCCCTGTTCGCGATCGCGGACCGCGACCCGGTGACCGAACTGTTCACCTGGCTCGGCACGACGGCGTCGACCGGGGTCGTGGTGATCATGATCGCCGTCTCGCTTTCGGTGATCGGCTTTTTCAAACGGCGCCGCCACGCCGAAAACGCTTGGCGCCGCTGGATCGCGCCGGGGCTGGCGATCCTCGCGCTGTCGGCCGTGCTCGCGCTGATCCTGGTCAACTTCGATCTGCTGCTCGGCCCGGCGGGCAACTTCGCGTTGCGCTGGGGGCTGCCCGGTCTCGTGGTCCTCGCGGCCCTGGTGGGTTTCCTGCGCGCGGAAGTGCTGCGGACACGCGATCCCGAGACGTACGCCGCCATCGGTGGCCCGCTCGAAGACGAGGACGCGCCGGCCACGCCGAGGTCCGGACGATGA
- a CDS encoding GNAT family N-acetyltransferase, which yields MTVRAAGPSEMDTVVDVLSEAFHEDPVSVWVFPDDGRRAVALPIFHRAIARGALAAGGHIDVTGDLSGAVLWTPAGAEDMDGEAFAGLSREELGRLAALFELMEEHAPGGEYHHAQFIGVRENAQRQGIGARLLRYGLDRNGTVPAYLEASSPESAKLYRRLGFRDHGRVFAVDGGPPMLPMWRDPSICL from the coding sequence ATGACCGTGCGCGCCGCCGGACCGTCCGAAATGGACACCGTGGTCGACGTGCTGTCCGAGGCCTTCCACGAAGACCCGGTCAGCGTGTGGGTCTTCCCCGATGACGGGCGCCGCGCGGTGGCGCTGCCGATCTTCCACCGCGCGATCGCGCGCGGGGCGCTGGCCGCGGGCGGCCACATCGACGTCACCGGCGACCTCTCCGGCGCCGTCCTCTGGACGCCCGCCGGTGCGGAGGACATGGACGGCGAAGCGTTCGCAGGACTCTCCAGGGAAGAACTGGGCAGGCTCGCCGCGTTGTTCGAGTTGATGGAGGAACACGCTCCCGGCGGCGAATACCACCACGCGCAGTTCATCGGCGTCCGCGAGAACGCTCAGCGTCAGGGGATCGGCGCACGGCTGCTGCGGTACGGCCTCGACCGCAACGGAACCGTGCCCGCGTACCTGGAGGCCAGCAGCCCGGAGAGCGCGAAACTGTACCGGCGGCTGGGTTTTCGCGATCATGGCCGGGTTTTCGCGGTCGACGGCGGGCCGCCGATGCTGCCCATGTGGCGGGACCCGTCGATTTGTCTATAA
- a CDS encoding cation:proton antiporter produces MSSGHALLAVGGAFLAAGVIARAGARIGLPTIPLFMLAGFVFGPNTPGLSLVDDPSELGVLAGLGLVFLLFYLGLEFSLDDLAKGGRKLVWSGLIYLILNIGGGLAFGFLLGWGTREALVIAGAIGISSSAIVTKLLLEARRMNNPESRLIMGIIVIEDLFLALYLALLQPVLSGAGSFGSAMADFGKAFAFLIVMAALARWGGRVVSKLFGSADDELLTVCFVGVAVMGAAVAEEVGVSDAIGAFMVGMMLGGSKVAPRIHKLVLPLRDAFGALFFFIFGLSIDPNAVGSVVVPVLIAVALTIVLNLGAGALAARLHGFDRQAGVNIGLTVLTRGEFSLVLAAMATAAGLDSRVAPFVAGYVLLLAVIGPVAVIRSEKLTWLLPAGIVRGSTRREEPARAT; encoded by the coding sequence ATGAGTTCCGGTCATGCCTTGCTGGCCGTCGGCGGGGCGTTCCTCGCCGCCGGTGTCATCGCCAGAGCCGGCGCCCGCATCGGGCTGCCCACCATCCCCCTGTTCATGCTGGCCGGATTCGTCTTCGGCCCCAACACCCCCGGACTGTCCCTTGTGGACGATCCGAGCGAGCTCGGTGTGCTCGCCGGTCTCGGTCTGGTCTTCCTCCTGTTCTACCTCGGCCTCGAGTTCTCACTCGACGATCTCGCCAAGGGCGGGCGCAAACTCGTCTGGTCCGGGCTGATCTACCTGATCCTCAACATCGGCGGCGGGCTCGCGTTCGGCTTCCTGCTGGGCTGGGGGACCAGGGAAGCGCTGGTCATCGCCGGTGCCATCGGGATCTCGTCGTCGGCGATCGTCACCAAACTCCTGCTCGAAGCGCGCCGGATGAACAACCCCGAATCCCGGCTGATCATGGGCATCATCGTGATCGAGGACCTGTTCCTCGCGCTGTACCTGGCGTTGCTGCAGCCGGTGTTGTCCGGGGCCGGCAGTTTCGGCTCGGCCATGGCCGATTTCGGCAAGGCCTTCGCGTTCCTGATCGTGATGGCCGCGCTCGCCCGCTGGGGCGGCCGGGTGGTGTCGAAGCTGTTCGGCTCGGCCGACGACGAACTGCTGACAGTCTGCTTCGTCGGTGTCGCCGTCATGGGCGCCGCCGTCGCCGAAGAGGTCGGGGTGTCCGACGCCATCGGCGCGTTCATGGTCGGCATGATGCTCGGCGGGTCGAAGGTCGCGCCGCGGATCCACAAGCTGGTGCTCCCGCTGCGGGACGCTTTCGGCGCGCTGTTCTTCTTCATCTTCGGGCTCAGCATCGACCCGAACGCGGTCGGCTCGGTGGTCGTGCCGGTGCTGATCGCGGTGGCGCTGACCATCGTGCTGAACCTGGGCGCGGGAGCGCTGGCCGCGAGACTGCACGGATTCGACCGCCAAGCCGGGGTGAACATCGGGCTGACCGTGCTCACCCGCGGCGAGTTCTCCCTGGTGCTCGCCGCGATGGCGACCGCGGCCGGGCTGGACTCGCGGGTCGCGCCGTTCGTCGCGGGCTACGTCCTGCTGCTGGCCGTGATCGGTCCAGTCGCGGTCATCCGCTCGGAGAAACTCACCTGGTTACTACCGGCGGGTATCGTCCGAGGCTCGACCCGCCGCGAAGAGCCGGCCAGGGCGACGTGA
- a CDS encoding alpha-hydroxy-acid oxidizing protein codes for MTERFGGYQNEIYLQGLGGTFPPCSTDATKLEESAREILEPGPFWYVAGSAGSGATARANREAFDRWRLVPRMLTGSTDRDLSTTVLGTTLPAPVLLAPVGVQSIVHEGAEPSAARAAASVGLPYIMSTASSTSIEDVAEASGDGQRWFQLYWPTDNDVCASILARAKAAGFTTLVVTLDTWTLAWRPNDLDHAYLPFIKGEGLGIPLSDPVFRGLLEKTPEEDPPTAILRWISMITGTDSTWDRLPFLREHWDGPIVLKGIQHPDDARRAVEAGMDGIVVSNHGGRQVDGAVGSLDALPEIVAAVGDRIEVLFDSGIRTGADIAKALALGAKAVLVGRPWVYGLAHAGEEGVRHVLRSLLADLDLTMGLSGHRRIADLTPGSLTRS; via the coding sequence GTGACCGAGCGGTTCGGCGGCTACCAGAACGAGATCTACCTGCAGGGGCTCGGCGGGACTTTCCCGCCGTGCTCCACCGACGCCACGAAACTGGAGGAGTCGGCGCGGGAGATCCTGGAGCCCGGCCCGTTCTGGTACGTCGCGGGCTCGGCCGGTTCGGGCGCCACCGCGCGCGCCAACCGCGAGGCCTTCGACCGCTGGCGCCTGGTGCCCCGGATGCTGACCGGCTCCACCGACCGCGACCTGTCGACGACGGTTCTGGGGACCACGCTGCCGGCGCCGGTGCTGCTGGCGCCGGTCGGTGTCCAGTCGATCGTGCACGAGGGTGCCGAGCCATCGGCCGCGCGGGCGGCGGCGTCGGTCGGCCTGCCCTACATCATGTCGACGGCGTCCTCGACCAGCATCGAGGACGTCGCCGAGGCCAGTGGCGACGGGCAGCGCTGGTTCCAGCTGTACTGGCCGACCGACAACGACGTCTGCGCGAGCATCCTGGCGCGGGCGAAGGCCGCGGGCTTCACCACGCTCGTGGTCACGCTCGACACCTGGACGCTGGCGTGGCGCCCGAACGACCTCGACCACGCGTACCTGCCGTTCATCAAGGGCGAGGGGCTCGGGATCCCGCTCAGCGACCCGGTGTTCCGCGGCCTGCTGGAAAAGACGCCCGAAGAGGACCCGCCCACCGCGATCCTGCGCTGGATCTCGATGATCACCGGCACCGACAGCACCTGGGACAGGCTGCCGTTCCTGCGTGAGCACTGGGACGGGCCGATCGTCCTCAAGGGCATCCAGCACCCCGACGACGCGCGCCGTGCCGTGGAAGCGGGGATGGACGGGATCGTCGTGTCCAACCACGGCGGTCGCCAGGTCGACGGGGCCGTCGGCTCGCTCGACGCGCTCCCGGAGATCGTGGCCGCGGTCGGCGACCGGATCGAGGTGCTGTTCGACTCCGGCATCCGCACCGGCGCCGACATCGCCAAGGCGCTCGCGCTCGGGGCGAAGGCCGTGCTGGTGGGACGGCCCTGGGTGTACGGGCTCGCGCACGCGGGGGAGGAGGGCGTCCGGCACGTGCTGCGGAGCCTGCTCGCCGACCTCGACCTGACCATGGGCCTGTCCGGTCACCGGCGGATCGCCGATCTCACGCCGGGGTCGCTCACCCGTTCCTGA